In the genome of Ursus arctos isolate Adak ecotype North America unplaced genomic scaffold, UrsArc2.0 scaffold_22, whole genome shotgun sequence, the window GGGGAGGAGGGTTCTCTTCTTTCCTTGAGGCCAATCTGACGTAGTAAATTATTGGAGAGTGTCTCTTCTTGGAAATTTTCCAACCTGGGAATATCTGAAGGCAGAGTAAGCCACCTAAACCTTAGTCTTAAGGGAagaatatttttctcctctttatgtTGGTGAACTTTTCTACAATACTGATGAGAACCAGGCCAGAACCAGTTCTATTGTGGagaaagagcaaaaaagaaaagagactgtGTGGTCTGCTTTACTGTTAGACACTGAGCCTGCCTTTGTTCAAGCCCTTGAGACCCCACAGTTGTTATTCCAGTTCACCAGGGCTGGGACTTGACAATGAACTTTGTTCCAAATCCCTAACTAGTCATTGTCTCTCCACCTAATAGTATTTGGGGCACCTATTTTCCTAGAAAACTTTCTGGATTGCTGGTGACTAGGCAGGTCTAAAATTATATGACTGGAGTTATGTGATTTGAgtctctgggaaaaaaattattttgatactgCTTCTATTATGACTTAAAATTGTAACAAACGACAGGTATTtattaataaagagaagagacaagagatAGTTTATCCCTTTACAGAGCTGAAAGTGAGATGATAATATTGAAGAAGGCTCAGAGGTGGATGTCTGTAGATCACTGTAACCATAAGCCATGCAATTCTCATTTTCAGTCTGTGAGACATACCCAACCCAAGACTCTGATGGCCACATTCAACTTGAGCAGCTTCAAGCCGGGCCCACTCATCCTACTGGGAATCCCGGGGCTGGAGGAATTCCATGTCTGGATAGGGATCCTCTTCTTTATTATCTACCTTGTGGCCCTTGCAGGCAACGGCGTCCTTCTCTACCTTATTTCCGTGGAGCGCAGCCTTCATGAGCCcatgttctttttcctctccatGCTGGCTGCTACAGATATCATCCTGTCTAATACGTGTGTACCCAAAGCACTCAGCATCTTCTGGCTAGGTCCTCAGGAAATCACCTTTCCTGCGTGCCTTACTCAGATGTTCTTTCTCCACTACAGCTTTGCTATGGATTCTGCCATTCTGCTGGCTATGGTATTTGATCGCTATGTTGCTATTTGCTTCCCCCTAAGATATACCACTATTCTCACCCGCCAGATTATCACTAAGATTGTAATGGCTACTGTCAGCAGGAGCTTTTGTATCATCTTCCCATGTGTGTTCCTATTAAAGCGACTGCCTTTTTGCCGAACACTCATCATCCCGCACACATACTGTGAGCACATAGGTGTTGCCCAACTCGCCTGTGCGGACATCTCCATCAACATCTGGTATGGCTTTGCTGTACCTGTAATGACTGTAACATCAGACCTGATCCTTATTGGCATCTCCTACACTCTCATCCTTCGTGCTATCTTTAACCTTCCATCCCGAGATGCCCGCCAGAAAGCCCTCAACACGTGTGGGTCCCATGTTTGTGTGATTCTTATATTCTATACACCAGCCCTGTTCTCTGTCCTCACCCACCGTTTTGGTCACAATATTCCTCGCTCCTTCCACATACTGGCTGCCAACCTCTATGTAGCCATCCCTCCTGCACTCAACCCAATCGTCTATGGGGTGAAGACAAAGCAGATCCGGCAAAAAATCATCTTATCCTTCTTCCCTAAAGGGAGCCAGTGACATGCGACTGAGAGCTTGGGAAAGGAAACAGGTAACTTTGTTGACTTTggaatgcatttcatttttttacagcTAAAATATCTACAATGGTGATTTAAATGCATATGAAATGCTAAAACTCCTCCATGTGTTGGAGGAATCAGTAAGACAAGGTAAGGAGGTAGATGTCAAGAAAGGCAacaaaaaaaagttgaagaagaTATGTCTGCTTGAAAAGATAGATCAGAgggaaatttctatttcattttaaaatagatttccaAGACTTATGGGATAGAATATTGATCGTATATAACGtggataaaaaaaatagaatattattcttaATTAATAGCTTAAAAGAGATGACTGAAAGTCTAACAATTTGAGATATCTTTGTGATACTTTCCAGATGAAAGTTGGTAAAGCTAACAGCAAATGATAACCCTCCTTAGGAATCATCCAGGAAGATTAATCATCTAAAAGCATGGTTCTCAAACATTGATGAGTATCAAAATCATCCGGGGAATGTGGTAGAAAGGCAAAGTCCCAGATTCTATCCTACTTCAGTGGGCCTCTGTGAACAGttctctaggtgattctgatacctAAGAAATCTTGGATCCTTTCAAATCAGAAAAGTCCTGGTCCTTTGAAATACCCATAGACTTGGTTCTTCTAGTAATTTCCTGGGCTTGGAAGTAACATAGCTCTCTTTTATGCTCCCCATAACTGCCTTTTGCTTAGTACTGTATCAGTGATCCATCTTAAAATTCCATAACTGCAAATATTATATCATCAAAACATATTATCAGTTATCTCTACTTATTGTAGTCTTTGAAGGATTTCACTTCTGTCACAAAAAATTCTTGTCATGACTGTTGGTGATTTTAATGAACAAAGAGATGACCCATGAGTAACTTTGTGTGATATTCTCTAAAGATAGCCACAGTACTATATTCCATCTCCCATGCTTTTCTGCAATGTGAACTTGCTATTCCCACATTACAGTTGGAGTCTAATTCCACTTATCTTGAATCTGTGTTAAACATAGGGGTTCCTTGATAAATAGAATTCAGTGAAAGTGACATTCTGAGCCTTCTGAGGTTAGACCACAGAAATCTTTGCAGCTTCCACTTGGATCTCTTGAAATGATTTATCTTGGTATGCTCTCTCTTGGAACCCAAATACTGAGCCACAAGTATCCCAAGCAGATGGAGAAGCCATGTCCAAATATTCTGGTGGACGACCCCAGTAGAGACCCCAGCCAACAGTCCGCAACAACTACCAGTCATGGTGGTAAGGTATCTTGAGTCTTCAGGTATCTGTAGGCTCAATGGGCATCTCTCTGTAATGTATGAGAGACTCAAAGAGAGAACTACCCAACCATTCGAAGCTAAGTCATAAACCACAAGAAGTAATAATTCGCTGTTTTAAACTAATAAACTTGGGGATGGTtagttatgcagcaatagataaatGATGCAGAAATTGGTAACAGAAAGTGGGGTGCTTGTGTAGCAAAAACCTAAAACATGCCGCATTGGCTTTGTCATAGGCAGCAAGCAAAAGCTGAAAAGGCCTTGAAGAAGCTGTTGAGGTCAAAGACAGTGAGAAATTATTGTTCGAGGCTGGAGGACATATAGGTCCAGGTGGTTGTAGGAAGTTTGAAATACCTGGAATACTTGGAAAGCAGAAAAATACCTAATTGCCATTTGGTCAAGGAGATTTTGAAGCAGAGTACTGAAAATATCAACATTATTTTTATGCCACAGATGGTAAAGTACAGAAAGATATAAACTAAAGTGAAATTATTCAGTGTTCAAGCATAGCTTAGAGTAAATACAAAGGAGTCACGGCTGgctgaaatcaaataaaaaagaaatctacaccCCCAGCCTCTCCAAATGACAAAAGACTCtcgaaagaaaaaacaaaaaataaaaaacaaaacctgtcctCAGGGTGTAATATTATCTCTAGGATGAG includes:
- the LOC113248285 gene encoding olfactory receptor 52H1-like, which gives rise to MATFNLSSFKPGPLILLGIPGLEEFHVWIGILFFIIYLVALAGNGVLLYLISVERSLHEPMFFFLSMLAATDIILSNTCVPKALSIFWLGPQEITFPACLTQMFFLHYSFAMDSAILLAMVFDRYVAICFPLRYTTILTRQIITKIVMATVSRSFCIIFPCVFLLKRLPFCRTLIIPHTYCEHIGVAQLACADISINIWYGFAVPVMTVTSDLILIGISYTLILRAIFNLPSRDARQKALNTCGSHVCVILIFYTPALFSVLTHRFGHNIPRSFHILAANLYVAIPPALNPIVYGVKTKQIRQKIILSFFPKGSQ